AAGCAGACTTTAGATATTGAAAAAATGAAGGAAGCTTCAAAAATTCTATTGCAGTATAAAGATTTTCAATGCTTTTCAAAAGTAAATACCGACGTTAAAACTTATAATTGTAACATCATGCAAGCAGAATGGTTTTTTGAAAACGACGAACTTCATTTTGTTATAAAAGCAGATCGGTTTTTAAGAAACATGGTGCGTGCTATTGTAGGTACCATGATTGAAATTGGTTTAGGCAAGTTGCAGATTGAAGATTTACATACTATTATAAATTCTAAAAATAGGAGTGAAGCAGGGTTTTCGGTACCCGCACATGCCTTGTATTTAACAACAATTGAATATCCAAACGATATAAAAATATAATGACCAAAGCGAAAGAAAATATTTTTGATTTCACATTATTTAAACGGCTGTTTCAATATATAAAACCTTATAAAGTCATCTTTTTTAGCTTACTAGCTTTGGTTGTTTTATTAGCCATTTTAAGTACGGCCACACCTTACATTACCAAATATGCCATCGATAATAGTATTGCGGTAAAGGAACCTAAAAACTTTTTGTTCTATGTGCTTATAATGTTTGCAGTTTTAATTTTTCAAACCATTTTCCAGCTTGCATTTATTTATTATGCGGCGTGGTTGGGACAAAATTTAGTGATGGATGTGCGTGTTAAACTGTTCAATCATTTACTGAGTTTTAAAATGAAATATTATGATAATTCTTCGGTTGGTGTTTTAATTACCCGAGCAGTGACCGATATGGAACGTATCGCTGATATATTTGGACAAGGCTTGTTCACTATTTTTAGAGATTTACTTGCTATGATAGTCGTTTTTGGTGTGATGGTTTACATTAACTGGCGCTTGAGTTTAATCGTTTTTATCATGTTACCGTTACTTATGTATGCCACTCGAATTTTTCAAAAGTATATGAAAGTTGCCTTTGAAGATGTTAGAAATGAAGTGTCTAATCTAAATTCGTTTGTACAAGAGCGTTTAACGGGTATGAAAATTTTACAGATTTTTACCCGCGAAGCTATCGACTATAAAAACTTTAAAGCCATAAACGAACGCCATAAAAAAGGTTGGTTAAAAACCGTTTGGTACAATTCTATTTTCTTTCCGTTGCCAGATTTGGTATCGTCTATAAGTATTGGTTTAATAGCTTGGTATGGTGGTTTAAATATTGTTTTAAAAGGCACCGAAGTATCTCAAGGAGATTTAATTGCCTTCGTCATGTTTATCCCCATGTTGTTTAGACCACTACGTCAAATGGCTGATAATTTTAATACACTTCAAATGGGCATGGTGGCGGCAAACCGCGTATTTAAAATTTTAGATACCACCTCGCATATTGATGATACAGGTACCCATGTGGTGGAACATTTTAAGGGCAATATCAATTTCGACAAGGTGTTTTTTAATTATGTTGACGATGAGGATGTTTTAAAAGGAGTTTCTTTTGATGTAAAATCGGGTGAAACAGTTGCTATTGTTGGAGCTACAGGTGCAGGTAAATCAACTATTATCAATTTATTAAATCGGTTTTATGAAATTAAAGATGGGGTGATATCTATTGATGGGATGGATATAAAACAGATAACTTTAGCATCGTTACGTACCCAAATAGCAGTGGTTTTACAAGATGTATTTTTGTTTGCAGATACCATTTTAAACAATATTACCTTAAACCATCCTGAGATTACAGAAGAAGAAGTAACCCAAGCAGCTAAAGAAATTGGGGTGCACAATTTTATTGTTAGTTTACCAGGTGGCTATCATTATAATGTAAAAGAGAGGGGAGTGATGTTATCTTCAGGGCAGCGGCAACTTATTTCGTTTTTAAGAGCGTATGTAACCAACCCCAGTATTTTGGTTTTGGATGAAGCAACTTCTTCAGTTGATTCCCATTCGGAACAACTCATTCAAAATGCTACTGATAAAATGACTAATGGCAGAA
The genomic region above belongs to Mariniflexile litorale and contains:
- a CDS encoding ABC transporter ATP-binding protein; translated protein: MTKAKENIFDFTLFKRLFQYIKPYKVIFFSLLALVVLLAILSTATPYITKYAIDNSIAVKEPKNFLFYVLIMFAVLIFQTIFQLAFIYYAAWLGQNLVMDVRVKLFNHLLSFKMKYYDNSSVGVLITRAVTDMERIADIFGQGLFTIFRDLLAMIVVFGVMVYINWRLSLIVFIMLPLLMYATRIFQKYMKVAFEDVRNEVSNLNSFVQERLTGMKILQIFTREAIDYKNFKAINERHKKGWLKTVWYNSIFFPLPDLVSSISIGLIAWYGGLNIVLKGTEVSQGDLIAFVMFIPMLFRPLRQMADNFNTLQMGMVAANRVFKILDTTSHIDDTGTHVVEHFKGNINFDKVFFNYVDDEDVLKGVSFDVKSGETVAIVGATGAGKSTIINLLNRFYEIKDGVISIDGMDIKQITLASLRTQIAVVLQDVFLFADTILNNITLNHPEITEEEVTQAAKEIGVHNFIVSLPGGYHYNVKERGVMLSSGQRQLISFLRAYVTNPSILVLDEATSSVDSHSEQLIQNATDKMTNGRTSIVIAHRLATVKKADKIIVMDAGEIVEEGTHAQLLKKENGYYKNLYEVQFLKEETI